A window from Littorina saxatilis isolate snail1 unplaced genomic scaffold, US_GU_Lsax_2.0 scaffold_1098, whole genome shotgun sequence encodes these proteins:
- the LOC138957776 gene encoding uncharacterized protein: CSCIQWSSSALKEDAAVYACDNSDLTLSWDVSKTTGETIVDVQWYYEGRSQEVIAMLAHGRLNVMPAFSGRVELTANAELVIHHVTAGEKGNYSVEVTAMDSSGQLMTLRRTVMVVIGGGLMTTDGQLHASQMAVAVFSNSTQQWHVALACGTFTYPDTPPVTVEWTTPSDQSVSSSQYKEGQFLLLLDNPVSGGSYTCHVPQRSASVDCLHGNSSHVSSTVVVDDVKARLTLLEAENRQLKKRLGKKTPHVSFHASGLKNLTPGDGDVLIPTNVLNNLGNGYNTSTGKFTAPFNGTYCFMASLWGGGPHHYIDVYLVVNGTRTLRVFTTYDIPDGDYDAASLQAVVYARAGQSVWLQAYGGLNQFFIDPRSNSFSGFLISYDP; the protein is encoded by the exons AATGCAGCTGTATCCAGTGGTCAAGCTCAGCCCTGAAAGAGGATGCTGCTGTTTACGCCTGTGACAACTCTGACCTCACTCTGTCATGGGATGTTTCCAAGACAACAGGGGAGACCATCGTTGACGTCCAGTGGTATTACGAGGGGAGATCACAGGAAGTCATCGCGATGTTAGCTCACGGACGTTTGAACGTCATGCCGGCTTTCTCTGGCCGCGTGGAGCTGACAGCCAATGCGGAGCTAGTGATTCATCACGTGACTGCGGGGGAGAAGGGAAACTACTCTGTGGAAGTGACCGCAATGGACAGCAGCGGTCAGCTGATGACACTGAGAAGGACAGTCATGGTGGTCATTGGTG GAGGCTTGATGACAACAGACGGTCAGCTGCACGCGTCCCAGATGGCGGTGGCTGTGTTCAGTAACTCCACACAACAATGGCACGTGGCGCTCGCCTGTGGTACATTCACCTACCCTGACACCCCGCCCGTCACCGTGGAGTGGACC ACGCCCTCCGATCAGTCCGTGTCCAGCTCCCAGTACAAGGAGGGACAGTTCCTGCTGCTGCTGGACAACCCTGTGTCGGGAGGGTCCTACACCTGTCACGTTCCTCAGCGCTCCGCGTCTGTCGACTGTCTCCATGGCAACAGTAGTCACGTCAGCTCTACTGTCGTTGTTGATGACGTCAAAGCTCGTCTGACGTTACTGGAGGCGGAAAACCGACAGCTGAAGAAACGACTAG GCAAGAAGACACCGCACGTCAGTTTCCACGCCTCGGGACTGAAGAACCTCACTCCAGGTGACGGTGACGTGCTCATCCCCACCAACGTCCTCAACAACTTGGGCAACGGCTACAACACGTCCACAGGCAAGTTCACTGCCCCCTTCAACGGGACCTACTGCTTCATGGCCAGTCTGTGGGGAGGTGGCCCCCATCATTACATTGATGTTTATCTGGTGGTGAATGGCACGCGGACGCTTCGGGTTTTCACGACCTATGATATTCCTGATGGGGACTATGACGCGGCCTCGCTGCAGGCGGTGGTGTATGCACGTGCTGGTCAGTCTGTGTGGCTGCAGGCTTATGGCGGCCTCAACCAGTTCTTTATAGATCctcgttctaattctttcagcggatttctcaTCTCCTATGACCCTTGA